The genomic DNA CTCGCTCTCGTCTCTCGTCTCTCCTCTCTCCCTCTTTCACTCAAATCCCTCGGTTCCTTTCGATTTCTTTCCGTTTAATTCCTGGTAATTATTTTGCCACTTGATTCTCTTGTTTCGCTGCTGTTTTTCTTTCTTCTTTCGCCACCGTTGCCGCCGGTTTCCGGCGTGGTGGCGGTGGTGTGGTCGtgtttgatatatatatatatatatacggatatgtatatatatgtgtatatgtgtgtgtttgtgtgtgtttatgtgtgcatgtgtgtagtgtgtgtgtgtgtgagttgtgTTGTATGTGTGTTTGCGGCGGCGACGGCCGCGTGTGACCGTGTGGCGCCGTATTTTTACTGCTGGCTCGATGGTTGTTGGTTTGGATTGGTTCTATTTGCAGTTGGGCCTGTAATTTGGGCTTGGCTGTTGGATTTGTGTTGGGCTTTTATTAGCCCGTGTGTGTGCAGTGGTTTGGGCTattgaaatttttttaattttcaatttCCTTTTTGTTGCATGAAATTTTTGATTAAAATTCGTGATAATAAATGATAAATTAGGTGAGCGATAATTTCgatcggtgaaatttattcggacacccgtatattttcgggcaccaataaattttgccgccacGCACGATGAATTATTTTACGAGCGCACGGTGGgcggtgatgacgttgttctgagtcctaaatattttaatacataaaaccactcgtataaattattttcgggACTAAGAATTTATTTATGTAGTGGTTTGAATTGATTTGTtgggaattgacgtcgattgatgtttcgacgggtaggtctataaacagaggagtcgctgtccaaatttttctaGAAATTACCTTTAATAAAGAATCGAGTgtatatatctcgtttaatacaAATTGACCCCTGGTTGCTATGTGCACTATTATTgcgtgtatattattattattgatatACATACGAGTTGGGAATTGtatcgttgggtaattagttagtgaggaaaagtcaagcataatcggtcagttaacctaggttgtttcgatttcgtaggttcgagtcgaaGGACCAGTAGTGAAGTCAAGTAGAGTCAAGTCAGTGTCagtgcaaagcttcgcaaggcaagtacccttgaactaattttttacagttcagtatatatgaatagttgttgatttaaattatgtactggaacagaacgttttaacttacgtattccccgtatttaaatatgttttattaactgatgttttggggaaaaagtaacttctgaaaatgcctatctctagattgtgcTTAAAATTTAAAAGGATTTTTGGAATGTGTGTTGTAatcgtttaaaaagagataggtgaatttgattttgaaaattggataaacacgaatcagatattgggtggtcagtggcgtaagaggcctgttattaggtaacggcccagcatggttgcgtaagaggctaagtcggatgcgcgcactggtaggccgcttagtccagcatgacaaagacctagctagtctctgagttccggaataaattatggtgggatagactgatcagctgtccctagaattcatccacttttataactgactttggtttaatggttcccgtaaTGGAATAAATGGTTTATGGTCCTCGTAACGGGATAGATGATTTATGGGTCCtgcaatggacagtggttttggaaaggaaatagaatgctaaaattgaactctggtattttgacacaacacactacagatgatattattttgcagagcatgctagttttgatatccagtttatacctgtttttaCGGATTTTTCGTAAACTAGTTTTGATATATGTTCCTATACTGTTTTTATACATCCTGttttactggttattcatatagaggtactgttgagcaatggattgctcacccttgcagcttgttttgtatttatttattgcagatatctagaagaccaggtcagcatagagtgtcagccccctccggtcccggctcctctgatgtagtttgtatcagaccctgatatctgatgagttgctgtaataagttaggATGTCGGATCttgaataagttagtgttgttttgtaacctaaataatacttgaacctgcatcggctcatggtttggggtcgtgtgttataataaagtttatttcatAGTTTATGTTGTAGTTTATTAtattttggtgacgtcagcccctgaccccggggttgaggccgtcacagttggtatcagagccacaggttcaagtccctgatttaggttaagacTTGAGTCAGTAAGGTGTAGGAAGTATGTCCTATACTGTGAGTCAGCAACTTATGTCGAGGAGCAACCTTAAGTGTCAGTCGAGGGTTCTGACGGCGTTACCCTGAcatctattaatattttaatagactTGCCTTAACCGTGTTATATCTTCCTTGTATATTGATATGGTTGGCAGTGGCCCATAGTTATCTCTAGTTCTCCTTCTCGGGGGAACCAGTCAGATTCAGATGATTCAGATTCTGAGCGGACTCTGGATGTTGTAGCTGAGGAGACCCCCATGCCTCCTCTACCCAATGCTCCAGTTGCATCAGGAGGTGTGTCAGGACCTAGTGCCCGTCCTCGCTGGGTACGAAGGTCAGTGTCGGCTGTTAGGGATTTCCGTCCAGGATGTGGTCCCAGTTCCTCCACCTCGAGACCACCTGTTCCTCCATCCATTCTTTCAGGTGCATCAtccccgatcccttaccatgttcaccaaGCGGTGAACCAGTCTTTGATCAGAGAGCAGAGCCCAGGGTTAGCAGCTCAGCTTGACTAGATTCTGGTCGGGCTTTTccagggcatccctgccccttcacCAGATGTGCAGGAGAGAGTGCGATCCTTGACTCAGGCTGCTGTAGAGAGAGCCCGGACCATTGACCATTTCATTAGCTCCGAGTTTAGAGCTATTCAGTATCAGGATCTCgtgaactggttggtatttgagttaggaACCATCGGTGGTAGTGGCAGTGTTTAAATCAGAGTTGTTGCAGGGAGATACAGTGCTCAGAGTTAGTTATAGGAGTTCTATAGATGCTTTTCTTATGTATGTTTACTATGTATTGTGGTGGTATTAGGCGGGGCTGCTATGATAGTCAATTTTGTTGTGTATTTAGTATATTTGGAGTGTTGTACTATAGTTGTTAGATGGATTTGTACTGTTGTTGTACTATTGTTCTTTTATGATATTACTGTTGTTGGTTTTATCTTATTGCACTTTTGTTATTGCTGTTACTattattgttgtatttgttgctgGATTTTGTTGAATTTAGTTATGCATCATGGGTGGACCCCAAATAAACAAGGAAGGGAATATTTAATTGTGACCgcattctcctgatgcataaaactGTTGCTACCCAGGGGCACAATTTTTATATAAAACCTTTTTGtcgtgtttcaggagaatgcctctcaagaaaaatttcccgtccaattcctccagcaggaactctgaagggggcccagtcatggatggattactagatttgttgcgccaacagtctaatcagatggctcagcagcaagaacaattccagcagcagcaacagcaattcctgcaacagcagcaacaacaatagcaatttatacaacaataaaaccaacaaatccaacaacagctGCAGCTCCAACAGCAACCCCAGCCAAGAGAGTCAAACCAGACTGTTAGCTTCAAGtcttttcagtcagttaaacccccagagtttaaggtGAGGTAGATCTGATTGCTGCTAGGAgttggcttaaggaaatggagaaagccttcacCCTTATTCAGGTTAGTGATGATTCTAAGTCGGATTATGACAGTTACTTTCTTAAAGGTGAAGCTAGTTTTTGGTGGGAATTTGTGCGTgcattagaaggagaaggccctgtctCTTGGGCCAGATTTACGGAgttgtttctagagaagtattttccagaTTGCTTGCAGAGTCAGTTGGAAGTAGATTTTTTGGAATTTAAGAAAGGAGAAAAGAGTGTGGCTGAGTATGAGCccaagtttacggagttggcccgacTAGCCCCTGGATATGTGAATATTGAAATTCAGAAAGCTAGAAGAttccagcaaggactgaaactggaagttcgtagtggagtggtggcccTACAAATTAAAACGTATACCTCGGTAGTTCAAGCCGCCCTGGTGattgagagtgatcagaagttggcctcTAAGGAAAGGAGTGATAAGAAGAGAAGGTTTGAAGGTGGTATAGGTAATGCAGACCAGAAGGAGTCTAGTCAGAAGTTCCCAAGGAAGTTTGGCCGGAATAGGAATAAGAGATTTAGAAGGCAAAGTATGGCTCAGACGAGTTCCGGTGTCATATCAGTTGCCTCTGCCCCAGTTCAATTAACCAGACCAGTTGTGGATTATAAGttatgtggtaaaaagcatagtgGTCAGTGCAGGAAGGATGTCCAGTGCTTTAAATGTGATAAAAAGGGTCATTATACGTTAGAGTGTAACATAGGAAACTTCAGAGTCACCTACTTTAAGTGTGGTAAGGTTGGGCACATCTCTGGAAACTGAAAGACGGCTACTCAAGGCAGCGTAGGAGGGAGTGAATCTCAAGGACCAGTAACTAGCACAGCAAGAGCCGGaacctttaagatgaccaagagATCCAATGCTCAGGATTCAGATATGGTTGCAGGAATGCTTTCTCTAAATTATGTgcctgttaaagttttatttgattcaggagcatctaagtattttatatataaataatggGTAAGTAATATGGATTTGATGTTGGAGGATCTAAATGAGCCCTTGTCTATAGAGGTAGCTAACCAGGATAAAGTTTCAGTAAACCAATTTTGTCCTAGGTGTCAAATAGAAATTTGTGGGTATTTCTTTTCAGTGGATTTAATACCCTttcagttaggagagtttgatgtaattctaggaatggattggttgtcccagcATAAGGCAAATATTATTTGTAAGAAAAAAAAAGTTTTGTTATATACAGAAGATAGTAAAAAGATAATTTATCAAGGACAGAAGCAGGAAAATAAATTTCTTTCGATACTGGAAGCAAAAAATTTattgagacaaggatgtgaagcgtattTAGGCCATGTCGTGGACATTGAGAAGAAGTTACCCGGATTGGAAGAAATTTCAGTAGTTAGTGAATTTTCCGATGTGTTTCCAAAtgagttaccaggattaccacccgatcgggagattgagttttctattgatctaattccgggagcagaaccagtttcaaaggcaccctaccgtatggccccagtagaaatgaaagagctaGCTTAACAACTTCatgaacttttggataaaggggtaattagaccaagtgtatccccgtggggcgcaccagtgttatttgtgaaaaagaaggacggaagcatgagattgtgtattgactatcgagagttgaacaagttaacCGTCAAGAATAAGTAGCCTCTTCCCAGGATTGATGACTTGTTCGACCaacttaagggagcatgttacttttcgaagatcgatttaagatcgtgctatcatcaattgaagatcaagcctgaagatataccgaagactgcctTTCAAACCAGGTAGGGTCATTATGAGTTCCTAGTAATGTCATCTGGATTAActaacgcaccagcagctttcatggatttaatgaaccgggtgtttaaggagtatctggataagtttgttattgtatttattgatgacatcctcatctactcaaAGACCGAAGACGATCATGCCGAACATCTGAGGATTGTTTTGCAACGGCTGAGGGAAAAATAGCTATATGCTaagttctcaaaatgtgaattttggctagaggaggttcagtttttgggtcatatagtgagtaaggatggtattaagatagacccagcgaagattgaagctgtatccaGATGGGAACAACCGAAGACCCCGGCAgaaattagaagttttcttggattggcaggctattaccgaagatttgtgaaggactttgccaagattgcaacCCCGTTGACCAAGCTAACCCGAAAGAATGAGAGATTTGTTTGGATGGAGAAATGAGAAGAAAGCTTCCAAGAGCTAAAGAAAAGGCTAGTGACAGCACCAGtattagcattaccagatgaaacagggaatttcgtaatttacagtgatgcttctctcaaaggattaggttgtgtgctaatgcaacatgaCAAGGTTATCGTGTATGCGTCTAGGCAGTTAAAgccccatgagcagaaatatccagttcatgatcttgagttggcagctatagtgtttgctttgaagttatggcgtcattacctgtacggagagaaatgtgatatctatacggatcataaaagcttaaagtatatattcacccaaaagaatttaaacatgagacaaaggagatggttggaattgattaaggactatgattgttcgattaattatcacctaggtaaggccaatgtggtggctgatgccttaagtagAAAAGAGAAATTAAATATGGCTCGTATTGCGGATGAATTAGCCCGAGATTTAGAAAATATGGAGACTGAAGTTCGAGTATCAAGTGGAGGTCAGGAGCAGCTAtacgagattactttccagccagtgttaatggaaaagattaaaaggtgtcaagaaggagttatggaacaagaattGGATGATCTGACAAGAGAAGAATTATGTACTCAAAAGAATAACCAAGGTTTATTTAGGTTTTCCTCTCACATTTGGAATCCTAATGTAGCAgaattgaaggatgaaatattgcacgaagcgcacaactctaggttttctatccacctcGGTAGCAtgaagatgtaccaagatttaaagaagcacttctggtggccaggaatgaagaaagagattgcGAATTGGGTCAGTAAGTGTCACATGTGTCAGATGGtaaaagcagagcatcaaaggcccagtggatttCATGGTGGGTTTGCCGAAGACAAGATcgaatcatgatgccatttgggtaatcattgatagattgaccaagtcagcgcatttccttctgaataatgaaaggtattctttggaaaagctagttaaaagatatttggatgagatagttaccaaacatggagtacttgtgtctatagtatcagatcaagatccaagatttaattcgaggttttggacaaaatttcaagaatgtttaggaactaagttaaatatgagcactgcttatcatcctcaaactgatggccaaagtgagagaacgattcagacgatcgaagatatgttaagagtatgtgctttggatttcaaggaaaattgggatgatcatttaccgttgatagaattttcttataataacagctaccatgccagcattggaatgccaccttatgaaaccttatatggacgaaagtgtagatcacctctgTGTTGGGAtaaggtaggagaaaagaaagtgttaggacctgaattagtacagcagacgaAAGAGGCAGTGgtgttaatttggaaaagattggaagccgctCAGGACAGACAGAAGAAGAATACAGATTTACATCGAAAGGACATGAACTTCgaaataggatcattggtattACTAAAGGTTTCTCCATGGAAGGGGTTGATtcgatttggtcagaaaggtaaactGAGTCCGAGATATATAGGACCATTCGAAGTTTTAAGTCAAAtaggaaaagttgcatacgagaTAGCTCTACCCCCGCAGTggcagcatattcataatatatTTCATGTCTCCATGTTGAAGCCGTATATTCATGATTCGAATCAAGTAATCGAATATGAACCGATCGAGCTTCAatcagatttgtcctatgtggatcaacaatccagatattagatcgtaaggagcatgtacttagaaataaatctatccctatagttaaagtactttggagaaaccctagggtagaagagtctacctgggaattagaatcagatatgcttgacaaatatcctcacttatttgaTTAGTTAAGATTATGAGggcagaatctttttaaggggggaaggatataacgactcgtacatctttgtaatatttaaatatgtaattattgtaTAGATATATTAAATAAAGAATTTTGTATTAATTATGGTCCCTGTGTCTGACTTACTAttgtttatatgtgattgttggattgtgTGGTGTGTTTGGATAATTAACTGCTGCaccattttattttattttacttttaaaaagtgattttatgacaatcctatttttaaaattatttgggttgtctctaaaattgtttttatgattttataatcttaatgattatttttgggattttataaaatttacaaagcaatatttagttaattatttattcttaaatgattttctgatttcatttaactGGAAAATCCATTTTTAATTctaggattcttcaaaaattatgaaactcatattttcttatgtttacaatattctgagaattttaaaattatttttgtaattttcgaGATTAATCTTActcgcgcgttgtttcgtttattcattaaatgcgggtataagttgtgtttgtaaaatgttttgaaaattatgaaaattttattttagtaacttcagattatttgtgatattttgaGACTATTTTAGAATTTTTCCGATGAACTTTAGCGCACAGCCGGTACATGATTTTAACAGGAAAGGATAAAAGCAGCAGGCTAATAAATAAAACTGGGACACGTGGCATATACAACACACGTGTCCAGACcttatttcttttctttctttctctgtTATTCCCTTCCCAAACGAGCCTTGTTTTGTCTCTCTCTCCTCTCAAATCTCTCTCGCTCTCGTCTCTCCTCTCTCCCTCTTTCACTCAAATCCCTGGGTTCCTTTCGATTTCCTTCCGTTTAATTCCTGGTAATTATTTTGCCACTTGATTCTCCTATTTTGCTGTTGTTTTTCTTTCTTGTTTCACCACCGTTGCCGCCGATTTCCGGCGTGGTGGCGGCGGTGTGGTCGTGTTTGATATATATATAcggatatgtatatatatatatatatgtatatgtgtgtgtttatgtgtgCATGTGTGTAGTGTGTGTCTGTGAGTTATGCTGTGTGTTTTTGCAGCGGCGACGACCGCGTGTGGCCGTGCGGTGCCGTGTTTTTGTTGCTAGCTCGCCGGTTGTTGGTTTGGGTTGGTTCTGTTTGCAGTTGGGCCTGTAACTTGGGCTTGGCTGTTGGATTTGTGTTGGGCTTTTATTAGCCCGTGTGTGTGCAGTGGTTTGGGCTattgaaatttttttaatttttaatttccTTTTTGCTGCCGGAAATTTTTGATTAAAATCCATGATATCAAATGATAAATTAGGTGAGCGATAATTTCgatcggtgaaatttattcggacacccgtatattttcgggcaccaataaattttaccgccgcGCGCGATGAATTATTTTACGAGCGCACGGTGGgcggtgatgaccctgttctgagtcctaaatattttaatacaTAAAACCACTCGTATAAATTATTTCCGGGACTAAGAATTTATTTATGTAGCAGTTTAAATTGATTTGTtgggaattgacgtcgattgatgtttcgacgggtaggtctataaacagaggagtcgctgtccaaatttttctaGAAATTACCTTTAATTAAGAATCGAGTGTATATATCTCGTTCAATACAAATTGACCCCTGGTTGCTATGTGCACTATTATTGcttgtatattattattattattgatatGCACACGAGTCGAGAATTGtatcgttgggtaattagttagtgaggaaaCGTCAAGCATCATCGGTCatttaacctaggttgtttcgatttcgtaggttTGAGTCGAAGGACCAGTAGTGAAGTCAAGTAGAGTCAAGTCAGTGTCAGTGCAATgtttcgcaaggcaagtacccctgaactaatcttttacagtttagtctatatgaatagttgttgatttaaattatgtactggaacagaacgttttaagttacgtattccccgtatttaaatatgttttattaactgatgttttggggaaaaagtaacttctgaaaatgcctatctctagattgtgattaaaatttaAAAGGATTTTTGGAATGTGTGTTGTAATCATTTAAAAAGAGATTGGTAAatttgattttgaaaactggataaacaCGAATCAAgtattgga from Apium graveolens cultivar Ventura chromosome 5, ASM990537v1, whole genome shotgun sequence includes the following:
- the LOC141661104 gene encoding uncharacterized protein LOC141661104; translated protein: MEKAFTLIQVSDDSKSDYDSYFLKGEASFWWEFVRALEGEGPVSWARFTELFLEKYFPDCLQSQLEVDFLEFKKGEKSVAEYEPKFTELARLAPGYVNIEIQKARRFQQGLKLEVRSGVVALQIKTYTSVVQAALVIESDQKLASKERSDKKRRFEGGIGNADQKESSQKFPRKFGRNRNKRFRRQSMAQTSSGVISVASAPVQLTRPVVDYKLCGKKHSGQCRKDVQCFKCDKKGHYTLECNIGNFRVTYFKCGKVGHISGN